From Nitrosopumilus zosterae, the proteins below share one genomic window:
- the ilvC gene encoding ketol-acid reductoisomerase yields the protein MAKTWKDNEISLDPIKDQTIAVIGYGIQGDAQANNMKDSGLNVIIGLKEGGNSWKKAEADGHKVMSVAEATKQGDIIHILIPDMIQGQVYKDEIGPNLSEGKALSFSHAAAIYWKWIEAPNNVDLIMVAPKGPGSKVRETYLDNFGTPAIVAVEQDFTGKAWDRTLGIAKAIGSARAGLIKTAFKEEVETDWFGEQADLCGGAASMVTNAFETLVEAGYQPEIAYFEVLHELKLIVDMIQRYGINGMWRRVSETARYGGLTRGPMVMDSANKSNMKKVLTMIQDGTFNNEWISEYQKNGKDAFDKYMKQYDEHQIEKVGKEMRKMMWPDSTE from the coding sequence ATGGCAAAAACATGGAAGGATAACGAAATCAGCCTTGATCCAATAAAAGATCAAACGATCGCTGTAATTGGTTATGGAATCCAAGGTGACGCACAAGCTAACAACATGAAAGACTCTGGTCTGAATGTAATTATTGGTCTTAAGGAAGGTGGTAACAGCTGGAAAAAGGCAGAAGCTGATGGTCATAAAGTAATGTCTGTTGCAGAAGCAACAAAACAAGGTGACATTATTCACATATTGATTCCAGATATGATTCAAGGTCAGGTATACAAGGATGAAATCGGTCCAAATCTTTCTGAAGGAAAAGCATTGTCATTTTCTCATGCAGCTGCAATCTATTGGAAATGGATTGAAGCACCAAATAATGTTGATCTAATTATGGTCGCTCCAAAAGGACCTGGTTCTAAAGTTAGAGAAACCTATCTTGATAATTTTGGAACTCCTGCAATTGTTGCAGTTGAACAAGATTTTACAGGAAAAGCTTGGGATAGAACATTAGGAATTGCAAAGGCAATAGGTAGTGCAAGAGCTGGATTAATCAAAACTGCTTTCAAAGAGGAAGTAGAAACTGATTGGTTTGGTGAACAAGCAGACCTTTGTGGTGGTGCAGCTTCTATGGTGACAAATGCATTTGAGACTCTTGTTGAAGCAGGATATCAACCTGAAATTGCATACTTTGAAGTTTTACATGAACTCAAACTCATTGTAGATATGATTCAGAGATATGGAATCAATGGCATGTGGAGACGTGTAAGTGAAACCGCTAGATATGGCGGTTTAACACGTGGACCAATGGTGATGGATTCTGCAAATAAATCCAACATGAAAAAAGTTCTTACCATGATTCAAGATGGAACATTCAACAACGAGTGGATTTCTGAGTACCAGAAAAATGGTAAAGATGCATTTGACAAATACATGAAACAATATGACGAACACCAAATTGAAAAAGTTGGTAAAGAAATGCGTAAAATGATGTGGCCTGATTCCACAGAATAA
- a CDS encoding cobalamin B12-binding domain-containing protein — MKQKVATRSIKILVAKLGLDGHDRGALVLCRAFRDAGMEVIYSGLFATPERIAQIAEDEDVDAVAMSLLNGAHGTLFPRVVKALKKKGINDVLIVGGGVIPDIDHKDLIKAGVDHVFGPGTPLPTIINHITTGVSKLRKI, encoded by the coding sequence ATGAAGCAAAAAGTTGCAACACGAAGTATCAAGATATTAGTTGCCAAATTAGGGCTTGACGGTCACGATAGAGGTGCGCTAGTACTTTGTAGGGCATTCAGAGATGCAGGGATGGAAGTTATCTATTCAGGGCTTTTTGCAACACCAGAAAGAATTGCACAAATTGCAGAAGATGAAGATGTGGATGCCGTAGCAATGAGTTTGTTAAATGGTGCACATGGAACTCTTTTTCCAAGAGTTGTCAAGGCATTAAAAAAGAAAGGAATTAACGATGTTCTCATAGTAGGTGGCGGAGTCATACCAGACATAGACCATAAAGATTTGATCAAAGCAGGAGTCGACCACGTTTTTGGTCCAGGTACACCATTACCGACAATTATCAATCACATCACAACAGGCGTGTCTAAATTAAGAAAAATATAA